One Desulfosoma caldarium DNA segment encodes these proteins:
- the modA gene encoding molybdate ABC transporter substrate-binding protein encodes MAFNLDGVDSWMKSGWHVSVTGLVLCFLLFFSGAAEAQQRLLVYAGAASQPPTEKAAALYEKKTGVKVDIVFGGSGYVLSQMKLAKQGDIYFPGSSDYMELAKRNGDVFPETERNVVYLVPAINVPKGNPLDIRTLADLTRPGIKVAIANPEGVCVGAYAVEIIEKNFTPKQKAAFKRNLTNYTGSCEKTATAISLKQVDAVIGWRVFQHWDPERIETVPLHPDQIPRIGYIPIAIAKYTQNRQAAQKFIDFILSSEGQAIFAKYKYFATPDEAFAYVGAEKPVGGEYVIPTEWLKK; translated from the coding sequence ATGGCTTTCAATTTGGATGGTGTTGATAGTTGGATGAAGTCGGGATGGCATGTGAGCGTGACGGGCTTGGTTTTATGCTTCCTTTTGTTTTTCTCTGGGGCGGCCGAGGCCCAGCAAAGGCTTCTCGTTTATGCCGGGGCGGCGAGCCAGCCGCCCACTGAAAAGGCAGCTGCCTTGTACGAAAAGAAAACCGGCGTGAAAGTCGATATCGTCTTCGGCGGATCGGGTTATGTTCTTTCCCAGATGAAACTGGCCAAGCAGGGGGACATCTACTTTCCCGGTTCGTCGGATTACATGGAACTGGCCAAACGGAACGGCGATGTTTTTCCGGAAACCGAAAGAAATGTCGTCTATTTGGTCCCGGCCATTAATGTGCCAAAGGGTAATCCACTCGATATTCGAACCCTTGCGGACCTGACTCGGCCGGGAATCAAGGTGGCCATCGCCAACCCTGAAGGGGTTTGTGTGGGGGCATACGCGGTGGAAATCATCGAAAAAAACTTCACTCCCAAGCAAAAAGCAGCCTTCAAACGGAATCTGACCAATTACACGGGTAGCTGTGAAAAAACCGCCACCGCCATCTCCCTTAAGCAGGTCGACGCCGTGATCGGTTGGCGGGTGTTTCAACACTGGGACCCGGAACGGATTGAAACCGTGCCGCTGCACCCGGATCAGATTCCGCGCATTGGATACATCCCCATCGCCATTGCCAAATACACCCAAAATCGCCAGGCAGCCCAAAAATTCATTGATTTTATCCTCTCATCGGAAGGCCAGGCCATATTCGCCAAGTACAAATACTTTGCCACGCCCGACGAGGCATTTGCCTATGTAGGTGCTGAAAAGCCTGTGGGTGGCGAATATGTTATCCCAACGGAATGGTTGAAAAAATAG
- a CDS encoding efflux transporter outer membrane subunit — MAWFERALLRTVLGGVVVMSLIAQGCAPVGPQYTAPENKVPERWHAQETGPFEAANLSEAVLAQWWKTFDDPILTEVESRVLQANRDLKVAVARVREARAVLGTQRADLFPSLNAAGQALRQRTSAHGTASRAMETGFYRAGFDAGWELDLFGGTRRAVEAALADWEAAQAAHDAVRASLMAEAALAYVELRTFQERLDLTRRNIAVQEETYELNLSRYEAGLIDELPVQQSLYNLEHTRAAVAPLEAGLEAAKNRLAVLAGKEPGTLEKVLGESRPIPSVPPRVAVGIPAEALRNRPDIRLAERNLAAATARIGQASAELYPKFRLVGTIGLESLRAPDLLEWASRFWTIGPAVQWRLFDAGKIRQTIEVRTAQQEQALLRYESTLLNALEEVENTLVAFAKEQRRLEQLNKAVEAAQKAAFRAGDRYQAGLVDFTDVLDAQRTLQNFQDERAQSRGAVTANLIRLYKALGGGWQPSTSANP; from the coding sequence ATGGCGTGGTTTGAACGGGCGCTCTTAAGGACGGTTCTGGGAGGGGTCGTCGTGATGTCCCTCATTGCTCAGGGCTGTGCTCCCGTGGGTCCTCAATACACCGCTCCGGAAAACAAGGTTCCGGAGCGCTGGCACGCTCAGGAGACCGGCCCGTTTGAAGCCGCGAACCTGAGCGAGGCCGTTCTGGCTCAATGGTGGAAAACATTTGACGACCCTATTCTTACCGAAGTGGAGAGTCGCGTCCTGCAGGCCAACAGGGACCTCAAAGTGGCCGTAGCTCGTGTTCGAGAGGCTCGAGCGGTTCTCGGCACCCAAAGAGCCGATCTTTTTCCATCACTGAATGCGGCGGGCCAAGCTTTGCGGCAGCGCACCAGCGCGCATGGCACCGCCAGTCGGGCCATGGAAACGGGATTTTACCGGGCCGGTTTTGACGCAGGATGGGAGCTGGACCTGTTTGGCGGAACGCGCCGGGCCGTGGAGGCGGCCCTTGCCGACTGGGAAGCCGCTCAAGCAGCCCACGATGCCGTGCGGGCGAGCCTCATGGCCGAAGCGGCTTTGGCTTACGTCGAACTGCGCACCTTTCAGGAACGCTTGGATCTGACGCGCCGAAACATAGCCGTGCAGGAGGAAACTTACGAATTGAACCTCTCGCGCTATGAAGCGGGCCTTATTGACGAACTGCCCGTTCAGCAGTCACTCTACAATTTGGAACACACGCGAGCCGCCGTTGCCCCTCTGGAAGCCGGTTTGGAAGCGGCAAAGAATCGACTGGCGGTGCTTGCGGGTAAGGAACCCGGAACGCTGGAAAAGGTTTTGGGCGAATCTCGCCCTATTCCTTCGGTGCCACCGCGCGTGGCCGTGGGCATTCCCGCCGAAGCGCTTCGAAACCGCCCCGACATTCGGCTAGCCGAACGGAACCTGGCAGCGGCCACGGCCCGCATTGGCCAGGCATCGGCAGAGCTTTACCCCAAATTTCGCCTTGTGGGCACCATTGGCTTGGAATCCCTAAGGGCACCAGATCTTCTGGAGTGGGCCAGCCGTTTTTGGACCATCGGTCCCGCCGTGCAATGGCGCCTTTTTGATGCCGGAAAGATTCGCCAGACCATCGAGGTTCGCACCGCGCAGCAGGAGCAGGCCCTGTTGCGCTACGAATCCACCTTATTGAACGCTCTGGAAGAAGTGGAAAATACTCTTGTGGCCTTTGCCAAGGAACAAAGGCGGCTGGAGCAGCTGAATAAAGCCGTTGAGGCCGCCCAAAAGGCGGCGTTTCGCGCCGGAGACCGCTACCAAGCGGGCCTTGTGGATTTTACCGATGTTTTAGATGCGCAGCGTACCCTGCAGAATTTTCAAGACGAACGCGCTCAAAGCCGTGGCGCCGTCACGGCCAACCTGATTCGGCTTTACAAGGCTTTGGGAGGCGGCTGGCAGCCGAGCACGTCGGCGAATCCGTGA
- a CDS encoding ABC transporter permease, whose protein sequence is MGFRRITICASLAVLSFYALLILSLAYFFEWDQVRRIWFSDRTLFTIKLSLAAATLAAVFALLLAVPAAYALSRFDFRGRLAADTILEFPIIVSPAALGAVLLIFFNNPLGEWIQAHLVTFVFSFAGVVLAQFVTVLGIATRFVKTALDEIPTEYERVARSLGAGPFRAFATTTLPLAKRGLFTAFVLSWAKAMGEFGATITVAGTMAMRTETLPVAIYMRLSTADIEGTVALILLLLFIGLGSLFLVRRVSRRRFHAET, encoded by the coding sequence GTGGGGTTTCGTCGAATCACAATTTGCGCATCATTGGCCGTGTTGTCCTTTTATGCGCTCCTTATCCTTTCTCTGGCCTATTTTTTTGAATGGGACCAAGTGCGCCGGATATGGTTCAGCGACCGCACGCTGTTTACGATCAAGCTGAGCCTGGCGGCGGCCACCCTGGCCGCCGTTTTCGCCTTGTTGCTTGCGGTGCCGGCGGCCTATGCTTTGTCGCGCTTTGATTTCAGGGGTCGCCTGGCGGCCGACACCATCTTGGAGTTTCCCATCATTGTTTCACCGGCTGCCCTTGGAGCCGTTCTCCTTATTTTCTTTAACAATCCTCTAGGAGAGTGGATTCAGGCGCATCTCGTCACGTTTGTGTTCAGTTTCGCCGGGGTCGTTTTGGCGCAGTTTGTCACGGTCCTGGGTATCGCCACCCGATTTGTTAAGACGGCACTGGATGAAATCCCGACGGAATACGAGCGCGTTGCCCGTTCCCTGGGTGCGGGTCCGTTCAGAGCCTTTGCCACCACGACCCTGCCATTGGCGAAACGGGGTCTGTTTACGGCATTCGTGCTTTCATGGGCCAAGGCCATGGGCGAGTTTGGCGCGACCATCACCGTGGCCGGTACCATGGCCATGCGGACGGAGACGCTGCCCGTTGCCATATACATGAGACTTTCTACGGCCGACATCGAGGGGACCGTGGCCTTGATCCTGTTGTTACTGTTTATCGGGCTGGGTTCCCTTTTTCTTGTTCGCAGGGTTTCGAGGAGGCGCTTTCATGCTGAAACTTGA
- a CDS encoding substrate-binding domain-containing protein produces the protein MSRLREFRAKKNWTQAELARRSGVSRSGIAAIENGALVPSVHTALALARALDCTVEELFADTESQVIAWAWQPSEESPAFWEASFDQTVLAFPVEPLPYSILPPDGWVDGHVRKPLSTDVSKMTLVMASCDPAAGFLASVMGSKAGVRVLSFHRSSKEALSLLKKGVVHVAGTHLREVDEAGGNAAVVRDMLGKGFQLLRGAVWHEGVAVRSGEGLSRFKKLNSQSVRWIGRKPGTGARRCQDKVLPSDRAVESIAENHWEVAVAVRHGWVDAGVCHRLTAEQAGLEFLQVSLEAFDFCYPAYLENDPRIVALRKIVQSASYRKSLAGFRGIDTRTTGQEELV, from the coding sequence ATGTCGCGATTGCGTGAATTCCGCGCGAAAAAGAATTGGACGCAGGCCGAGCTGGCACGCCGTTCGGGTGTTTCTCGTTCCGGAATCGCCGCCATCGAAAACGGCGCTTTGGTCCCGTCAGTGCATACAGCCTTGGCACTGGCCCGGGCTTTGGACTGTACGGTTGAGGAACTGTTTGCGGACACAGAGAGCCAAGTTATTGCCTGGGCATGGCAACCATCGGAGGAATCCCCTGCCTTTTGGGAAGCCTCTTTTGACCAGACGGTTCTCGCGTTTCCGGTGGAACCGCTACCTTACAGTATTTTGCCGCCCGATGGCTGGGTTGACGGCCATGTGCGAAAACCGCTCTCGACGGATGTGTCAAAAATGACCTTGGTCATGGCCTCCTGTGATCCCGCAGCCGGATTTCTGGCTTCGGTGATGGGCTCAAAGGCAGGCGTGAGGGTGCTGTCCTTTCACCGTTCCAGTAAAGAAGCTCTTTCTTTACTCAAAAAAGGCGTGGTGCATGTGGCCGGGACCCATCTGCGAGAGGTCGATGAAGCGGGAGGAAATGCAGCTGTGGTTCGTGACATGCTCGGAAAGGGATTTCAGTTGTTACGAGGCGCTGTCTGGCACGAAGGCGTGGCGGTTCGTTCCGGAGAAGGCCTGAGCAGGTTCAAGAAATTGAATTCTCAAAGTGTTCGCTGGATCGGACGCAAGCCAGGCACCGGTGCGCGGCGCTGCCAAGACAAGGTCCTTCCCAGTGACAGGGCGGTGGAGAGCATTGCTGAAAACCACTGGGAGGTGGCCGTGGCCGTTCGCCACGGATGGGTCGATGCGGGAGTATGCCATCGTCTGACCGCCGAACAAGCCGGGCTCGAATTTCTCCAGGTGAGCTTGGAGGCGTTTGATTTCTGTTATCCGGCTTACTTGGAAAACGATCCGCGCATTGTGGCTCTGCGCAAAATCGTTCAAAGCGCAAGCTATCGAAAATCTCTGGCGGGCTTCAGGGGGATCGACACCCGGACAACAGGCCAAGAGGAACTCGTTTAA